One window of the Heliomicrobium undosum genome contains the following:
- a CDS encoding gluconate 2-dehydrogenase subunit 3 family protein, protein MTVKTIYPEYDVMRESPHWDENTRVLVEKRLQPPAMPHVFTPLEFSILKAVIGRLVDEGDENLLARVAGQLDRHLAEKQGQGYHPVTQLPEEQLLRGGLAWLDATALQLYQRSFLQLAPWEMDDILGKAQRGEVTWTGLSSKDFFKKMLRTAIDFFYSQPEIWSEIGYGGPAYPRGYYRIEYGLKDPWEPRLDPARVEERAKEGMGPGPVRRVDR, encoded by the coding sequence ATGACGGTGAAAACGATTTATCCCGAATATGACGTGATGCGGGAGAGCCCCCACTGGGACGAGAACACGCGCGTCTTGGTGGAAAAAAGGCTGCAGCCGCCGGCGATGCCCCATGTCTTTACCCCCCTCGAATTCTCTATCCTGAAGGCGGTCATCGGCCGGCTCGTCGATGAGGGCGACGAGAACCTGCTCGCCCGGGTGGCGGGGCAGTTGGACCGTCACTTGGCCGAAAAACAGGGTCAAGGGTATCATCCCGTCACCCAGTTGCCAGAGGAACAACTGCTGCGCGGCGGTCTGGCCTGGCTGGACGCCACGGCCTTGCAACTGTATCAGCGTTCATTCCTGCAGTTGGCGCCTTGGGAGATGGACGATATCCTCGGCAAGGCCCAGCGGGGGGAAGTGACCTGGACAGGCCTGTCGTCGAAAGATTTTTTTAAAAAAATGCTTCGCACGGCTATCGACTTTTTTTACTCCCAACCGGAGATCTGGTCAGAGATCGGCTACGGCGGTCCGGCCTATCCGCGAGGCTACTACCGGATCGAATACGGCCTGAAAGACCCTTGGGAACCGCGGCTTGACCCGGCGCGGGTGGAGGAGCGGGCCAAGGAAGGCATGGGGCCAGGCCCCGTGCGGAGGGTTGACCGATGA